In a genomic window of Brassica rapa cultivar Chiifu-401-42 chromosome A10, CAAS_Brap_v3.01, whole genome shotgun sequence:
- the LOC103847927 gene encoding uncharacterized protein LOC103847927: protein MFLRETKETEQDIHRIFNQISEKMKQRITLKKKSDPGKFAVPCLVKGIEFPCALCDIGSSVSILPNVIADHLGLKVEPSEDSFTFVDHSTRSSGGIIIYPEVKIGNALVSVDFHVLENKQNKTHSLILGGAFMTTVGAVCNMQTNQL, encoded by the coding sequence ATGTTCTTGAGAGAGACCAAGGAAACTGAGCAGGACATACATAGAATCTTCAATCAGATCAGCGAGAAGATGAAGCAGAGGATtacactgaagaagaagagtgatcctggtaAATTTGCAGTGCCATGTTTGGTCAAGGGCATTGAGTTTCCATGTGCGCTTTGTGACATAGGTTCATCAGTCAGCATACTACCCAACGTAATAGCAGACCATCTGGGTCTGAAGGTAGAACCTTCAGAGGACTCATTCACTTTCGTGGATCATTCTACAAGGAGCTCAGGAGGAATCATCATATATCCTGAGGTGAAGATTGGCAATGCCCTAGTTTCAGTCGACTTCCATGTCTTGGAAAACAAGCAGAACAAGACTCATTCTCTAATACTTGGGGGAGCTTTCATGACCACTGTAGGAGCAGTTTGCAATATGCAGACTAATCAGCTGTGA